DNA sequence from the Leptospirillum ferrooxidans C2-3 genome:
GAGATAAAATGGCTCCTCTGGCCCTTTTGGCTTCAAGCGGAATGATCTTTTTCCTGGGAAATGCGTCGAACAATGCGGAAGCGTTTTTTGAAGCCTTTTTTATCGGCGGATTGCTGTCCGTTATTCATCCGGTCGTTCATGCGAAAGTCTTCTGCCTCACCCCCAAATCGGCTCTCGGAAGTGTGATGAGCCTTTTGAGTGCGGGCTTTCTTCTTTTGGCTTCAGTGGGTTCCGCTCTTCTTCCCGCCTTGACCGGTCAATTGGGAATTTCCCGGACATTTGAAGTGCTCGGCGCTGTTTCTCTTGTTTCCGGACTGTTTTTTCTGGCCCAACCCGTTTCGTTTTTCCGAAAACAGAAGAGCCAACGGATGCTTTCAGACCACTCCTATCCCCGTAGGATTGAGAATGTCTACCAAGACTGAGAGGCCATTATTTTTATGGTCATGGTCTTTGGGGGATTTTTTTCTCTGCCATCAGAAGGATGAGCCCGCATGCGACGGCTCCGGTCGTCAGGAGCGCAGCCATCGAATAGGGAGCCCCTACCCCCTTTAGCATCAAAACAGGGCCGATAAATGCTCCGATGGCGCTACCGGAGTCTCCCACAAACTGGATCGCCCCCATCCCCCGACCCCTCATTTCATGAGGAATGAATGTATCCAGAAAAAGAAGCAGGTTGATCCAGACCAGTCCCGCTCCCATTCCCAGCAGGATCAGGGCGCCATACAGCAAAATCCCGTTCAATTCTTTTGCGAACAGGAAAAGCCCCGAAAAAACCAGGGAAAATCCAATCGTTGCCAAAAGTGCCGGTTTCCCCCATCGGTCAGCGATCCGTCCGGAGAATAAGGAAAATCCCGCCGAGCAAAACGCCTCAATGGCCAGAAGGATCCCGGCGGTACCCTGTGACTGCAGGTGGCCGATGGAAAGATGTCGATGATGAACCCACAGAACGAGGGTCGAAAGCAGAACTCCCTGAAGGGAGAAAGTAAAAACAAAGACCATCAGGAACAAGGGGATAAACCGCCAGTTCCAGTGAAGCTTTTCAGGAGAAAGCTCCTTATGCCGCTCTGGGGCCGTTTTTCCCAGGTTGGGAAGGGTCAGGAATGCCACCAGAAACGCGGCGAGAAGAGCAAACATCGCCAGCAAAAATGTCGTGACCTCTCCCAGAAAGGTGACGAGAACCCCTCCCAGGATAAATCCCAGCGGTGTTCCTGAGGACTGGGCCGCCCTGACGATGGATGTGGATCTCCCCCGGGACTCTTTCCCTCCGGCAAAGAGGGCCAGCGTCTGGGCTGAGACGAACACACAGGCAGATCCGACACCATGAAGAAGTCGACCGGAAAAAAAGAAGGCTCCTTCTTTTCCGGTCAAACTTCCCATGGCAAACAAGGCCATGACAACCATGTTGACGAGAATGCCCGAAAGAAAGACAGCCCTTCCCCCAAAACGGTCCACCAGGCTCCCGACAATGGGAGCGAAGACCATCCTGACCAACCGATTGGCGGCCATGATCAGGCCGATGAAGGACAGGGAAACACCGGCATTCAGGGCTGCGAGCGGAAGGACCGGAAAGGCCATTCCTCCTCCCACCCCGGACAGTATGACCCCGGGTACGATGGAAAAACCAGGACGGATGGCCAACTGGTTTTTCAAAAACCTCAGCATCTATTGATTCCTGTCCGGGATCTTCTGGGAGTGGCTGCTCGGGGAGGTGATGGGCCCCGTAACGTTTCGGGACCCATCGGGGGATCGTTAACCAGTGTCGTCAATGGGACGGTGTGCCGGAAAAACAGGAGTGCAGGAAAGTCCTGGCAAGATCCCAGGCTTTTTTTGCGCTTTCCAGGTGATAGGAGTTTCTTCTGCCGTTAAAAAAACCATGTCCAGCGCCAGGATAGGCTGCCAGGACATATTCCTTTTTCCAATTACCCAGCGTTTCCACAATCTTTGCATGCTCTGATGGAGGAATGGAGGGATCATCCGCTCCATAAAGAAAGAGAACGGGAGATTTGAGAAGAGTTCCCTTCGAAAGAACGCCTTCCCTTCCCAGTCGATCTTTTCCTTCGATCGCAAGGGATCCGGGATAAAAGGCCACGGCGGCCTTGAGCTTCTCCGAATAGGTCGCAAGGGAAAGAAAGGACAGGCGTCCCCCCATGCAAAAACCCGATACGGCAAGGCGTTCGGGATCCACTTCCTTACGATGGGTCAGGTAATCAATGGAGAGGCCGATTTCGGAGACAACCTCATGATCCTTCAACGTGGAAAGATGCTCTATGGCAGGACCAAAGTTCTCGTAATCATAAATGGCTCCATGATAAATGTCCGGAGCGAGGGCCACATACCCTTCCTTCGCAAAGAGCCGAAGGACATCCACCACAAAATCATTAAGACCGAAGGCTTCCATGATGACAATAACAGCAGGTCGTGGTCCTTTTTCCTCGGGAAGTGCCAGAACTCCGGTCAATCCTTTTCCCAAATCAACTTTGCTTGTATTGATCTCGGAAAACAGACCGTCCTGTGGCCATCGTTCAAAGACATGATCGCTCTTTTGCTGCAAAATACGCTCCTTTTTTTAGAAGAGACTCCATTCTCTTGGGATGAATTGCGTTTCCGGGATAGATTCGGTCTCTATCGATCCGTGTCACCGGATAACGGCATTTGAATGTTATAACACAGGTTTCCCGAACGGGGTTTGAATCGTCCTGTCTGAAGAAGCAGTGCACCAGGGATCAGTGCTTCAGACTTTTTCCAGTTCGTCAGAGACATCTTTCACGGACTGCTCGATCGTCAGCCCTAAAGTATGTTCAAGAATACCAACCGCCTTTTCTTTCAGGTGGGGGCCTTTCACATCTCTCATCCCGTCACTTGCTCCCACATACCCATCCCACAGGATGGTATCGCCCTTGACGAGAAAAAGGTGGAGAGCCACCTGCGCCTTGATAACAGCTCCCCCAGCCATGTCGAAGGTTGAGATGTAGGTTCCGATTCCGACAACGGAATGATCGATCTGGAACTGGTAATCGATGATGGAGCCGCAGAGGAGCGCTCCCGGGTATGACGTTGATGCCCTGTATGTTCCATCTTTTTCTTTTGTAATGTGGCATGCGATATCCGGCCGGTAACGGACATCGGCCCCAAAATCCCGGTATTGCCTGGCAATGGCTTGGGAGACATGCTTCGGGATGCTTTGAGGCGTTGTGAGCGTCCCTGTCCCCTGCCCCCACCCGGCGACATCCGGCATCGAGTTCGCTCCAAATGAGTAAAGTCGGAAGCGGTGATCCTGAAGGGTTGTGACGATCAGGTTCTTGTGGGACATCTGGAGCGAATGATTGACCAATGGCGTGTAGTTCAGTGAAATTTTGTTTTCAGAACAAGCCGGAAGAAAGATCAAGACAAAAAGTGCCAGAACAGACAGTTTTCGTTTCACCAAACCGCCCATTTCGCTCCCCTCTTTAAAAGGTCGAGTCCTGATTTTTAGGAACCTGTTGTTCGGATGGAATATCGTGATGGTTCTCTAAAAGATACCCCATCTATTTTGTGAGCTCAATCATGGATGGGAGATGTGGGAGGAAAGGTGAAGTTCCGGCTGCCCGATGGATGACGGGCAACCGGAAAAGAAGAATCAGGGAGCGACGGGTGTTCCGATAACAGGCGTTTTGACCGGAGAGGCAATTCCCAGAAAGGTGGTCATCGTAAAGGGACCGTTTCCTCCGGGTGCGTTTGGTCCACCGTAATGTTTTAATCCTCCAAACCGAAATGACAGTTGCCAACCAATGAATTTTTCCTTATTTAGAGGGAGAAAATGTTATTAAATAAAAAAAGTTATTTAATTTAAATTGCTAGCATCTTTTTAAATAATTTTTGTTATCATTTCTATGATAGATTATATGAATAGGAGTATTTATCCTTCCCTATTTCAGGGATGGCTCTGGTATCCTGTTTGGACTGGCAGACGGACAGGGCATTGATCCGGTTGATCCTTTGTCCTTCAGGGAGGGAGATATGAAACATTCAAAACTTTTTGAATGTCATGCAGACGAACTCCGCTTTCTTCCGGGACAAGACAAGGCCCAGGCGGTCTTTCATTCCCCGGAGGCCAGAAAATCCCATGCGCCCATTCTCCTTCCGGGAATTGCTCTTCCTCAGGCCCTGTCTGCTGTTCTGTTGGAAATTGTCGAGCAGATGTGGGTCAATGCGGCCCTTTTTGTCCTGTTTGAAATTCCGGATGCCCTCCATCAGGTCAGGGTCTCCCTGCGCCGTCTTGAAAGCTTTTGGGTTCTTACAAAATACCTTCCCCTTTCTGGGGATCTCCTTCAAAAGATCTCGGAGCTTGAGCGTCTCTCCCGACGATTGCGGGCCAATCTGGCCCCTGCCCGGGAGTGGGAAATTTTTTTCCAGTCGATTGTTCCGAAGATCAAGAAGCGGTTCTTCTCATCAGAAGACCAATATGACCTCTGTCTTCTTTCCAGGGCCCGGCAAAAACGTTCGACCCAAAAAGCGGATAAACTCCTGGATTCAAAGCCATTCATGAAGATGATCCTGGAAACCAGGTTGCTCTCGGAGAAATTCTCAAAGCTTGGGGAGAATGAAAGTCTCGATTCCTTCCGGGCCCGGGCGATTCTTGTTCTTGGACGGGAAGTTCATTCGAGATCTCGTGTGGGAACATCCAGAAAGTGTGCCCATCGGCTCCGGATTGCCCTGAAAACATTTCGGTACGTTTCAGAGTTCTTTCCTGAAAACAAAAGGGATCACCCGGACAGGCCGGAGCTTGAAACGGTCCGCGAGGTTTTGGAAAGGCTTGGTCGCCTCAATGACTTTTATAGCCTGAGAAGGAGGTTTACGAAAATGAGAAAACAGGAAGGCTCCCAGAAAGGTCGGAAGATCATCGGCCGACTCATCATCTGGCTCCGGAGAAAAGAGAAAAGAATCCTGAACTCCATCGGGAGAGTTGATCCGCCATCAATAGGTGCATTCTGAAAACCAAAACGGATTTCCCGATGATTAATCTTTCCCCTTGACACCATTCCCCAAAATAAGGATCAATGGGCTAAGACAGTGAAGTTCCCTATTTCTGTTCAATAGAGCAGATCGAACCGCCCAAGGAAATCACCCGGGTGAAAATGAAAACTTCTCCGGAAAAAATACTCTTCCCCTCCCCTACAAACAGAAGGAGATCATCATGAACCACGTCAACCTCGATGCCATCAGGAAAACAGTCGAAGTCTTCACGAAAGAACCGGAAAAGGCCGTCAAGGAAAATGTCGTGAATGGAGAATGGGTAATGGAGGAGTCCGGTCCCCAATTCAAGGCAACCCTGTCCTATGAAAAAGGATCGGCAACCCTTACGATGGACAACCCGACGCCCATGGGCGGGACAGGGAGTGCACCCAATCCGCTTCAGTTTTGTCTTTTTGGAATGGCCTCATGTTTTGCATCCACGTATGTGATGGTCGCGACCCAGAAGGGGGTGGTGATCGATAAGCTTTCCATCCAGGTCAAAAACACGGTCGATATGACAAGACCTCTTGGCATCTCTCAAAATCCTTTAACGGACGGAGTCAGGATTTCGTTGACGGTCAAGAGCAAGGCAAACGAGAGCCTCTTGAAGGAAATTGAAGTTCATTCCCGGGAACAGTGTCCGGCGGTTTATTGTCTGACGAATCCGATTCCCCTTTCGATTGAGTTGATTACAGAGAAGTAAGGAAGAGGATTCTTTTTGCCCCGATGAGTCTGGAGAGGAGGATGCCCTCCTCTCTGATCCTTTGCGTTTTTATGGGGATCTCCTGAACAATCAGCCGGAGCAGGAAAGCAAAACCTCCTCAGCAGATTTCAGGTTGTGGGAAGGGAGAAGGTTCGGCTGAAAAATTTCCCCCTTTTTTGGGTGTTTCCCAGCAAATCCTGTTTTTTCCCATTTTTTTTGCGCTATACATCAGGTTGTCCGCCCTGTGCAAAAGACTGCTCAGCGTCTCTCCCACCCTGTATTGTGTCAGTCCAATGCTTACGGTGACCCCGGAACCATCAGAGCGTTTGACATCCCCTTCGATCTGTTTGCGGATCTTTTCCGTGAGGGAATGGGCGGTGTCAAAAGATTGTCCGGGAAT
Encoded proteins:
- a CDS encoding MFS transporter, which produces MLRFLKNQLAIRPGFSIVPGVILSGVGGGMAFPVLPLAALNAGVSLSFIGLIMAANRLVRMVFAPIVGSLVDRFGGRAVFLSGILVNMVVMALFAMGSLTGKEGAFFFSGRLLHGVGSACVFVSAQTLALFAGGKESRGRSTSIVRAAQSSGTPLGFILGGVLVTFLGEVTTFLLAMFALLAAFLVAFLTLPNLGKTAPERHKELSPEKLHWNWRFIPLFLMVFVFTFSLQGVLLSTLVLWVHHRHLSIGHLQSQGTAGILLAIEAFCSAGFSLFSGRIADRWGKPALLATIGFSLVFSGLFLFAKELNGILLYGALILLGMGAGLVWINLLLFLDTFIPHEMRGRGMGAIQFVGDSGSAIGAFIGPVLMLKGVGAPYSMAALLTTGAVACGLILLMAEKKIPQRP
- a CDS encoding dienelactone hydrolase family protein, yielding MQQKSDHVFERWPQDGLFSEINTSKVDLGKGLTGVLALPEEKGPRPAVIVIMEAFGLNDFVVDVLRLFAKEGYVALAPDIYHGAIYDYENFGPAIEHLSTLKDHEVVSEIGLSIDYLTHRKEVDPERLAVSGFCMGGRLSFLSLATYSEKLKAAVAFYPGSLAIEGKDRLGREGVLSKGTLLKSPVLFLYGADDPSIPPSEHAKIVETLGNWKKEYVLAAYPGAGHGFFNGRRNSYHLESAKKAWDLARTFLHSCFSGTPSH
- a CDS encoding CHAD domain-containing protein, with product MKHSKLFECHADELRFLPGQDKAQAVFHSPEARKSHAPILLPGIALPQALSAVLLEIVEQMWVNAALFVLFEIPDALHQVRVSLRRLESFWVLTKYLPLSGDLLQKISELERLSRRLRANLAPAREWEIFFQSIVPKIKKRFFSSEDQYDLCLLSRARQKRSTQKADKLLDSKPFMKMILETRLLSEKFSKLGENESLDSFRARAILVLGREVHSRSRVGTSRKCAHRLRIALKTFRYVSEFFPENKRDHPDRPELETVREVLERLGRLNDFYSLRRRFTKMRKQEGSQKGRKIIGRLIIWLRRKEKRILNSIGRVDPPSIGAF
- a CDS encoding OsmC family protein, translating into MNHVNLDAIRKTVEVFTKEPEKAVKENVVNGEWVMEESGPQFKATLSYEKGSATLTMDNPTPMGGTGSAPNPLQFCLFGMASCFASTYVMVATQKGVVIDKLSIQVKNTVDMTRPLGISQNPLTDGVRISLTVKSKANESLLKEIEVHSREQCPAVYCLTNPIPLSIELITEK